The following proteins are co-located in the Nonlabens ponticola genome:
- a CDS encoding DNA-directed RNA polymerase subunit alpha: MAILNFQKPDKVIMIDSTDFEGKFEFRPLEPGYGLTVGNALRRVLLSSLEGFAITSIRIEGVDHEFSTIEGVVEDVTEIILNFKQVRFRRQIDEVDSEVVNVSFSGKDQFTAGDMQKYISGFQVLNPEMVICNTESSINLNLELTIEKGRGYVPAEENKNSSAALGTIAVDSIFTPIKNVKYSIENYRVEQKTDYEKLVFEIVTDGSIHPKHALTEAAKTLIHHFMLFSDERITLEADEIAQTETYDEESLHMRQLLKTKLVDMELSVRALNCLKAAEVETLGDLVSYNKNDLMKFRNFGKKSLTELEELVNVKGLNFGMDLSKYKLDRD; encoded by the coding sequence ATGGCAATTTTAAATTTCCAAAAGCCGGATAAAGTAATCATGATCGATTCAACCGATTTTGAAGGTAAGTTTGAATTTAGACCTTTGGAACCTGGATATGGATTGACAGTTGGTAACGCATTGCGTCGTGTACTACTTTCTTCTCTTGAAGGTTTTGCGATTACTTCTATTCGTATAGAAGGTGTCGATCACGAATTCTCAACAATTGAAGGTGTTGTAGAAGATGTCACCGAAATCATTTTGAATTTTAAGCAAGTTCGCTTCCGTCGTCAAATTGACGAGGTTGACAGTGAGGTTGTTAATGTATCATTCTCTGGTAAAGATCAATTTACTGCAGGTGATATGCAAAAATATATTTCTGGCTTTCAAGTGTTGAACCCAGAAATGGTGATTTGCAATACAGAGTCTTCAATCAATTTGAACTTAGAATTAACCATCGAGAAAGGTCGTGGTTATGTTCCTGCAGAAGAGAATAAAAACTCAAGTGCAGCATTAGGTACCATCGCGGTTGACAGCATCTTTACACCAATCAAAAATGTAAAGTATAGCATCGAGAACTATCGTGTAGAGCAGAAGACCGACTACGAAAAATTAGTTTTTGAAATCGTTACTGACGGTAGTATTCACCCTAAGCATGCATTGACTGAGGCTGCCAAGACGTTGATTCACCACTTTATGTTGTTCTCTGATGAGAGAATAACACTTGAAGCTGATGAGATCGCACAGACAGAAACTTATGATGAAGAAAGTCTTCATATGAGACAATTGCTTAAAACTAAGCTTGTTGATATGGAACTTTCTGTTAGAGCATTAAACTGTTTGAAAGCCGCAGAAGTTGAGACATTAGGCGACCTAGTATCTTACAACAAGAATGATTTAATGAAGTTTAGAAACTTTGGTAAAAAATCATTGACTGAGTTAGAAGAACTGGTAAACGTGAAAGGTTTGAACTTTGGAATGGATCTTTCTAAATATAAATTAGACCGTGACTAG
- the rplQ gene encoding 50S ribosomal protein L17: protein MRHGKKVNHLSRKTAHRQAMLSNMACSLIEHKRINTTVAKAKALKQFVEPLITKSKEDTTHNRRLTFAKLRSKDAVTELFREVSAKVGDRPGGYTRIIKLGNRLGDNADMAMIELVDYNELYKPGEANKKTTRRSRRGKSKPAVAPVETATEKSNEEE, encoded by the coding sequence ATGAGACACGGAAAAAAAGTAAATCATTTAAGCAGGAAGACAGCTCACCGTCAGGCGATGCTTTCTAACATGGCTTGTTCCCTTATAGAGCACAAGAGAATTAATACAACAGTTGCAAAAGCTAAAGCACTTAAGCAATTTGTAGAGCCTCTAATAACTAAGTCAAAAGAAGATACCACTCACAACCGCAGATTGACTTTTGCAAAGCTGCGCAGTAAGGATGCGGTAACCGAGCTTTTTAGAGAAGTTAGTGCAAAGGTTGGTGATCGTCCAGGTGGATATACCAGAATCATCAAATTGGGTAATCGTCTTGGTGATAATGCAGATATGGCGATGATAGAATTAGTTGATTACAACGAGCTTTATAAGCCAGGTGAGGCAAACAAAAAGACGACAAGAAGAAGTCGTCGTGGTAAGTCAAAACCAGCAGTCGCTCCAGTAGAAACTGCAACTGAAAAAAGCAATGAAGAAGAATAA
- the rpsD gene encoding 30S ribosomal protein S4 — protein sequence MARYRGPKAKIARRFREPIFGPSKALEKKNYPPGMHGNARRRGKESEYAVQLKEKQKAKYTYGILEKQFRLMFEKAVRSTGITGEVLLQLAESRLDNVVYRMGISRSRRGARQLVSHRHITVNGQLVNIPSYQLQAGDVVAVREKSKSLTAIDDALSSNEHVYDFITFNKATMSGTFVAVPERLQIPENIKEQLIVELYSK from the coding sequence ATGGCAAGATATAGAGGTCCTAAGGCAAAAATTGCTCGTCGATTTAGAGAACCAATTTTTGGCCCTAGTAAGGCATTGGAGAAGAAAAATTATCCTCCAGGAATGCACGGTAACGCAAGACGCCGTGGAAAAGAATCTGAATACGCGGTTCAGCTTAAAGAGAAGCAAAAAGCAAAATACACTTATGGTATTTTAGAGAAGCAATTCCGCTTGATGTTTGAAAAAGCTGTTCGTAGCACAGGAATCACAGGTGAAGTCCTACTTCAATTAGCAGAATCTAGATTAGATAATGTGGTGTACCGCATGGGTATTTCTCGTTCTCGTCGTGGTGCTAGACAACTGGTGTCACACAGACACATTACTGTTAATGGACAGTTGGTTAATATTCCTTCTTATCAGCTACAGGCTGGTGATGTAGTTGCAGTACGTGAGAAATCAAAATCTTTAACTGCAATTGACGATGCTCTTTCTAGCAACGAGCATGTATACGACTTTATAACTTTCAATAAGGCTACAATGTCTGGTACTTTTGTAGCAGTACCTGAGCGTCTTCAAATCCCTGAAAATATCAAGGAGCAGTTGATAGTTGAATTGTATTCTAAATAA
- the rpsM gene encoding 30S ribosomal protein S13, with amino-acid sequence MARIAGVDIPKNKRGEIALTYIYGVGRSRAQEVLQSTGVGLDKKVSDWDDDEIGKIRNAIGEFTIEGELRSETQMNIKRLMDIGCYRGIRHRSGLPLRGQRTKNNSRTRKGKRKTVANKKKATK; translated from the coding sequence ATGGCAAGAATTGCAGGTGTAGACATACCAAAAAATAAAAGAGGCGAGATCGCCCTAACTTATATCTACGGTGTAGGTAGAAGTCGTGCTCAAGAAGTACTTCAGTCAACTGGTGTCGGTTTAGATAAAAAAGTAAGTGATTGGGATGATGATGAGATCGGTAAGATACGTAACGCGATAGGCGAGTTTACTATTGAAGGTGAGCTGAGATCAGAAACGCAAATGAATATCAAACGTTTGATGGACATCGGCTGTTATCGTGGTATCCGTCACAGATCTGGTCTTCCGTTAAGAGGTCAAAGAACTAAGAACAATTCGCGTACAAGAAAAGGTAAGCGTAAGACAGTTGCTAACAAGAAGAAAGCAACTAAATAA
- the carA gene encoding glutamine-hydrolyzing carbamoyl-phosphate synthase small subunit, producing MAYLEKKDAIILLQDGTIFHGKMVSTQNHATGEICFNTGTTGYQEIFTDPSYYGQIMVTTNAHIGNYGTTDFDIESDSVKIAGLVCKNFSSDFSRPAADKGLFEFLEDNNLCIISDVDTRALVSHIRDHGAQNAIMSTQVNDVDQLKKQLNDTPSMKGLELASAVSTKEPYYFGDENAQYRIAALDLGVKTNILRNLASRDCYIKVFPFNATYEETLSFNPDGYFISNGPGDPAPLVDAVAFAKAVLEKQHPLFGICLGHQVIALANGISTYKMHTGHRGINHPVQNLENNKGEITSQNHGFAINKEEAQSNPDVKITHMHLNDDTVAGIKLISKPCFSVQYHPEAGPGPNDATYLFDQFIELINTTKQETI from the coding sequence ATGGCATATTTAGAAAAAAAAGACGCGATCATTCTGTTACAAGATGGTACCATATTTCATGGTAAGATGGTAAGCACCCAGAATCACGCAACTGGTGAGATTTGTTTTAATACAGGAACGACTGGTTATCAGGAGATCTTTACAGATCCATCGTACTATGGGCAGATCATGGTCACTACAAATGCTCATATAGGTAATTACGGCACTACTGATTTTGATATAGAGTCAGATTCGGTCAAGATTGCAGGACTAGTTTGTAAAAACTTCTCTAGTGATTTCTCACGACCGGCAGCTGATAAAGGACTTTTTGAGTTTTTGGAAGACAATAACTTATGTATCATTTCAGATGTTGATACTCGTGCATTGGTCAGTCACATAAGGGATCATGGAGCTCAAAATGCCATCATGTCCACGCAGGTAAATGACGTTGATCAACTCAAGAAGCAATTGAATGATACACCGTCCATGAAAGGTCTAGAGTTGGCTAGCGCTGTATCCACTAAAGAGCCCTATTACTTTGGTGATGAAAATGCTCAATATCGCATTGCAGCTTTAGACCTTGGAGTTAAAACCAATATCTTGCGCAACCTAGCTTCTAGGGATTGCTATATCAAGGTTTTCCCTTTTAATGCGACTTATGAGGAAACTTTATCATTCAACCCAGACGGTTACTTCATTTCAAACGGTCCTGGTGATCCTGCACCGCTGGTCGATGCGGTAGCTTTCGCGAAAGCGGTACTAGAAAAACAACATCCACTATTTGGAATATGCTTGGGTCATCAAGTGATAGCCCTTGCAAATGGGATCAGTACCTATAAAATGCACACCGGTCATAGAGGAATCAATCATCCGGTACAAAATCTTGAAAATAATAAAGGTGAGATTACCTCACAAAATCATGGATTTGCCATCAATAAAGAGGAAGCACAGAGCAATCCTGATGTCAAAATAACACACATGCATCTTAATGATGATACAGTGGCTGGTATAAAACTAATTTCAAAACCATGCTTTTCTGTTCAATATCACCCAGAAGCTGGACCAGGTCCTAATGACGCGACCTATCTTTTTGACCAATTTATAGAATTAATCAATACAACTAAACAAGAAACAATATGA
- the ykgO gene encoding type B 50S ribosomal protein L36, with translation MKVRASIKKRSADCKIVRRKGRLYVINKKNPKFKQRQG, from the coding sequence ATGAAAGTAAGAGCATCAATTAAAAAGAGAAGCGCCGATTGTAAGATCGTGCGTCGCAAGGGTCGCCTTTATGTGATCAACAAAAAGAACCCAAAATTTAAACAAAGACAAGGTTAA
- the rpsK gene encoding 30S ribosomal protein S11, translating to MAKSKTVSKKRKVVVDSIGEAHISSSFNNILISLTNKKGEVISWSSAGKMGFRGSKKNTPYAAQLAAEDASKVAHEAGLRKVKAYVKGPGNGRESAIRTIHNAGIEVTEIIDVTPLPHNGCRAPKRRRV from the coding sequence ATGGCAAAGTCTAAAACAGTATCTAAAAAACGTAAAGTCGTTGTTGATTCAATTGGTGAGGCGCACATTTCTTCATCATTCAACAATATCCTTATTTCTTTAACCAATAAGAAAGGTGAGGTTATCTCATGGTCTTCTGCTGGTAAAATGGGTTTCAGAGGTTCTAAGAAGAATACTCCTTATGCAGCACAATTAGCTGCAGAAGATGCATCTAAAGTAGCTCATGAGGCAGGTTTACGTAAGGTGAAAGCCTATGTTAAAGGTCCAGGTAACGGTCGTGAAAGTGCTATTCGCACAATTCACAATGCAGGTATCGAGGTGACTGAAATTATAGATGTGACTCCACTGCCTCACAATGGTTGTAGAGCACCTAAGCGTCGTAGAGTATAA
- the eno gene encoding phosphopyruvate hydratase produces MSTIIDIHARQIFDSRGNPTVEVDVITANGIMGRAAVPSGASTGEHEAVELRDGGSDYMGKGVKNAINNVNTAIADELRGVSVFEQSYIDQTMIDLDGTSNKAKLGANAILGVSLAVAKAAANELNQPLYKYIGGMSAATLPVPMMNIINGGSHSDAPIAFQEFMVMPVEADSFSQALKMGTEIFHHLKKVLHDRGLSTAVGDEGGFAPTLDGTEDALDTILLAIKNAGYTPGEQVMIALDCAAAEFYVDGMYDYTKFEGDTGVKRTSQQQAEYLAQLASKYPIISIEDGMDENDWDGWKMVTDLIGDKVQLVGDDLFVTNVERLSRGIKENIANSILIKVNQIGTLSETIAAVSMAHKAGFTSVMSHRSGETEDNTIADLAVALGTGQIKTGSASRSDRMAKYNQLLRIEEELNDSAYFPGRKAFQI; encoded by the coding sequence ATGAGTACAATTATAGATATACACGCGAGACAAATTTTTGATTCTCGAGGTAACCCAACGGTAGAAGTTGATGTAATAACAGCAAATGGTATCATGGGTAGAGCAGCCGTGCCATCAGGAGCGTCGACAGGTGAGCATGAAGCTGTCGAGTTGCGTGACGGCGGTAGCGATTACATGGGTAAAGGTGTCAAGAATGCTATAAACAATGTAAATACTGCCATTGCAGATGAATTGCGTGGAGTATCCGTATTTGAGCAAAGCTATATTGATCAAACCATGATCGATCTGGATGGCACATCTAATAAAGCTAAGTTGGGAGCTAATGCGATTCTAGGAGTATCTCTTGCAGTTGCAAAGGCGGCCGCTAATGAACTCAACCAGCCATTATACAAATACATCGGCGGTATGAGTGCAGCAACCTTGCCGGTACCTATGATGAACATTATCAACGGTGGTTCCCACAGTGATGCGCCCATTGCATTTCAAGAATTTATGGTGATGCCAGTGGAAGCAGATAGCTTTAGTCAGGCATTAAAAATGGGTACCGAGATTTTTCACCATCTAAAGAAAGTATTGCATGATCGTGGATTAAGCACTGCAGTAGGAGATGAAGGTGGATTTGCACCTACACTAGATGGAACTGAAGATGCCCTTGACACAATATTACTAGCTATCAAAAATGCTGGATATACACCAGGTGAGCAAGTGATGATCGCTCTTGATTGTGCCGCTGCAGAGTTTTACGTGGATGGCATGTATGATTATACCAAGTTTGAAGGAGACACTGGCGTTAAGCGCACAAGCCAACAGCAGGCAGAATATCTAGCACAACTAGCCAGTAAATATCCTATCATCTCTATCGAGGATGGAATGGATGAGAATGATTGGGATGGCTGGAAAATGGTCACCGATCTTATAGGTGATAAGGTACAGCTGGTAGGCGATGATCTTTTTGTGACTAACGTTGAGAGACTCTCTCGTGGTATCAAGGAAAATATTGCAAACAGCATCTTGATTAAAGTGAATCAGATAGGGACACTCAGCGAGACCATCGCTGCGGTTAGTATGGCCCATAAAGCAGGCTTTACATCTGTAATGTCACACCGCAGTGGTGAGACTGAGGATAATACCATTGCAGACCTTGCAGTTGCCCTAGGTACTGGACAGATAAAAACTGGATCTGCCTCAAGATCTGATCGTATGGCAAAGTACAATCAGCTACTTAGGATTGAGGAAGAATTGAATGATTCAGCCTACTTTCCTGGACGTAAAGCGTTCCAGATTTAG
- a CDS encoding reprolysin-like metallopeptidase: MKNTLLLSIAAFVAMTISSNAQIWTPSPISTFSKSISKERQELIAKSDTYQVDIDAISALLVDASDRFSGNDAIEMPFPTGNGTMVTFSVYKSGAMSPLLEERYPEIRSYYGFNPNNPLQKIFFSITPQGLYGTIDGERISYLSPAQKGIASKMIVYDRSDMLRSDSDNFTCEFDDSEISVLEQVNSSSIGKAFSDRALRTYTIAVSTTSEYSAYHDDGDDTNGNIMEDALAAIVITMTRVNSVFERDMAIRFQLNDYNDYLIFYNGRNRQGRTDTFDNYSATQMLYANTGVINNIIGSQRYDIGHIFSTGGGGVASPVRCTNSSKGQGVTGIVTPEFDAFDIDYVSHEIGHQFGASHTFYNGCFGGSPSSAPFESGSASTIMGYAGICGPNVQDNSDAYFHHVSIAQMHNALQDDTCDAQTSLGILNPNGLVIDDVANKTIPKSTPFKLTANASTGADDNEILTYNWEQYDFGAAAETGAPQPPRSTNDKGPMFRSKFATINPTRFFPNLKDLSVGIDPVWETLPSVERDMTFYCTVRDNNPFGGQTNFTQVTLSVGSSGPLTVNNPTNSIWYGNSQQTITWNVNGTNANTYSPTVNIKLSLDGGLTYPIELANSVTNNGSHEVTVPEVATTNARIMVEAAQNVFFNINSTNFEIKSGSFELIAANDLASSCKPADASMNVTYDAAPGFEEPATFQLTGLPAALNATLSTTTATADTSLNISISGTQNVLAGAYPFQLTATTASLTVVKDLILKVFNNNIDEVIVLSPANGAGNQDVNTTIEWQDLASANGYEIVIATDPTLTQVVETATIGNVTSYNTTSLVPGNLYYWSIKASNDCGSSEYSKVYAFQTSQVVTRTYDDETYFNEGSTPDNTWNPNTNNAISVKVNITDDIEMTDVSFYMNATHGRTGDIKMQFRGPSGTFSEVYNRDCAEGRNFNVTVTDNSSVAFACTSGSRPNPLSGTRFPGQSFKRFHGESSKGTWELLATDRDTRNGNGGTFNDFSVTITGRLQYVNDFSSSNQELSAFFNGISQIQTSTLSSTQAGATTTDMVYVLSKLPVYGQITRAGITLGLGATFTQADIDNGSIAYSHTSDELVYNDAFDYVLLGKNNTIDGEKTMAINIEQPILTFNNFWEPFAPRFDTQDLTATVISGEATIDSEAFIGELFVDAGQSLVLNSTLNVSGDLFVDGTISTSNLGELVLDAPNVSITGTGDVQVHKLTVPFSSLVDINVPVRINGVLTPNDATINTNDLLTLGSSENGTAQVANLDQATITGNVIVEQYIPARRAFRFIAPTVNSSKTIYENWQENGTTIAGLGTHITGSNTGANGFDQTASGNPSLFTFNNDTQRWQAISNTDVNKPTVGTGYRMLVRGDRTVDLSSNTATATNTILRSIGTLNPGAVNTNYATSDQDFVLVANPYQAAVDATALMGNAQTSGVATGFVYVWDATLNERGAYVAVEINEGNGEPTPSNSSASKFLQPGQSFFVKATGASQFEFTQSMKALDQPIANVFDIQQPSKSMVVSLNNDQGTILDQVKLRFDASHNNEVDDNDAAKFYNQDETFAISSYDKLLSIERRQDLELNEQIKLHMDRLRSTRYAINVQLNGVENADFVLVDNYLETETVIANDQQISFTVSDDEQSKAADRFYIKRTSGTLSSDDINLDSWTMYPNPSQGKFTIENLATNQSAVKVEIFNALGQNIYSQNDSFDGRLIIEPTTRMSSGLYMVKVTSGEHSITRQLVIE; this comes from the coding sequence GTGAAAAATACTCTACTCCTAAGCATAGCTGCTTTTGTGGCTATGACCATTTCTAGTAATGCTCAAATATGGACTCCTAGTCCTATATCTACTTTTTCAAAGTCGATAAGCAAAGAACGACAAGAACTTATTGCCAAATCAGATACGTATCAAGTTGATATCGATGCGATATCAGCGCTACTTGTAGATGCTAGTGATCGATTTTCAGGAAATGATGCCATTGAAATGCCGTTCCCAACGGGTAATGGTACTATGGTAACATTCTCGGTCTATAAATCTGGTGCTATGTCGCCTTTACTAGAAGAAAGGTATCCTGAAATAAGATCTTACTACGGTTTCAATCCTAATAATCCGCTTCAAAAGATCTTCTTTAGTATTACACCTCAAGGCCTTTATGGCACGATAGACGGTGAGCGCATATCATACTTAAGCCCAGCTCAAAAAGGGATAGCTTCTAAGATGATAGTTTACGATCGTAGTGATATGCTTAGAAGTGATAGTGACAACTTCACCTGTGAATTTGATGATAGTGAGATTTCAGTTCTAGAACAAGTTAATAGCTCTTCAATTGGTAAAGCTTTCAGCGATCGCGCGCTTAGGACTTATACCATTGCGGTATCAACCACATCAGAGTATTCTGCTTATCATGATGATGGTGATGATACTAATGGTAATATCATGGAGGATGCTCTAGCAGCCATAGTTATAACGATGACCAGGGTAAATTCAGTTTTTGAGCGTGATATGGCCATTCGTTTTCAACTCAATGACTATAACGATTATTTGATTTTCTATAACGGTCGCAATAGGCAAGGTAGAACGGACACTTTTGATAACTACAGTGCGACTCAAATGCTTTATGCCAATACTGGTGTAATTAATAATATTATAGGATCACAGCGATATGATATAGGACACATATTTTCTACCGGTGGTGGTGGTGTGGCATCGCCTGTTAGGTGTACAAATTCTTCCAAAGGACAAGGTGTAACCGGAATTGTAACACCAGAATTTGATGCTTTTGACATTGATTACGTCTCTCATGAGATAGGTCATCAGTTTGGGGCTAGTCATACATTTTACAATGGTTGTTTTGGTGGTAGCCCTTCTAGCGCTCCATTTGAATCTGGCAGCGCATCCACAATCATGGGCTACGCTGGTATTTGTGGTCCTAATGTTCAAGATAATTCAGACGCATATTTTCATCATGTAAGCATTGCTCAAATGCATAATGCGTTACAAGATGATACTTGTGATGCTCAGACTAGTTTAGGAATATTAAACCCTAATGGATTGGTCATTGATGATGTGGCTAATAAAACTATTCCTAAATCAACGCCTTTTAAATTAACAGCTAATGCCTCGACCGGTGCTGATGATAATGAAATTCTCACCTACAATTGGGAGCAATATGATTTTGGTGCAGCTGCAGAAACAGGTGCACCTCAACCACCTCGATCTACAAATGACAAAGGCCCTATGTTTAGGTCCAAATTTGCGACTATCAATCCAACTCGCTTTTTCCCTAATCTCAAAGATTTATCTGTAGGGATTGATCCAGTATGGGAAACCTTACCATCTGTAGAAAGAGATATGACGTTTTATTGCACTGTCAGAGACAACAATCCATTTGGTGGACAAACGAACTTTACACAAGTAACTTTGAGTGTAGGGTCCAGCGGCCCTTTGACAGTCAATAATCCTACCAACAGTATATGGTACGGTAATTCACAGCAGACCATCACGTGGAATGTTAACGGTACAAATGCAAACACATATTCACCTACGGTCAATATAAAATTATCGCTGGATGGTGGTTTAACTTATCCAATAGAATTGGCCAATTCTGTAACCAATAATGGATCACATGAAGTTACCGTTCCAGAAGTTGCTACAACAAATGCACGCATTATGGTAGAGGCTGCACAAAACGTTTTCTTCAATATCAACAGCACTAATTTTGAGATTAAAAGCGGTTCCTTCGAGCTTATAGCGGCAAACGACTTGGCTAGTTCTTGCAAACCAGCAGATGCCTCTATGAATGTGACCTATGATGCTGCGCCCGGATTTGAAGAGCCGGCAACCTTTCAACTAACGGGATTACCGGCGGCACTCAACGCGACACTTTCTACTACAACCGCAACGGCAGATACCTCTTTAAATATTAGTATATCAGGAACCCAAAATGTTCTTGCCGGTGCATATCCTTTCCAATTAACAGCAACTACTGCTAGTTTAACGGTGGTAAAGGACTTAATACTCAAAGTGTTTAACAATAATATTGATGAAGTAATTGTCTTGTCTCCTGCTAATGGAGCAGGTAATCAAGATGTGAATACTACTATTGAATGGCAGGACCTAGCATCGGCAAATGGATATGAGATCGTAATCGCTACAGATCCCACACTTACTCAAGTCGTAGAAACAGCCACCATAGGTAACGTAACTAGTTACAATACAACCAGCCTAGTTCCTGGAAATCTTTATTACTGGAGTATTAAGGCATCAAATGACTGTGGTAGTTCAGAATATTCCAAGGTTTACGCGTTTCAGACTTCTCAAGTAGTTACTAGAACATATGACGATGAGACTTACTTCAATGAAGGTAGTACGCCTGATAACACCTGGAACCCTAATACTAATAACGCGATAAGTGTAAAAGTCAACATAACAGATGACATTGAAATGACTGATGTTAGCTTTTACATGAACGCAACGCATGGACGTACAGGAGATATAAAAATGCAATTTAGAGGGCCATCGGGAACTTTTAGTGAAGTGTATAATCGCGATTGTGCAGAAGGTAGAAATTTCAATGTGACAGTAACTGACAATTCATCTGTAGCTTTCGCTTGTACAAGTGGGTCACGTCCCAATCCTTTGAGTGGTACTCGTTTCCCAGGTCAAAGCTTCAAAAGATTCCATGGAGAAAGCTCTAAGGGTACATGGGAACTGCTAGCTACTGATCGTGACACACGTAACGGTAATGGAGGTACTTTTAACGACTTTTCAGTAACCATTACAGGAAGATTACAGTATGTAAATGACTTTTCATCATCTAATCAAGAATTATCTGCATTTTTCAATGGTATTTCTCAAATACAGACAAGTACATTAAGCAGCACTCAAGCTGGCGCAACCACTACAGACATGGTTTATGTGCTATCAAAACTTCCGGTTTATGGACAAATCACTCGTGCTGGTATCACTCTAGGATTAGGTGCAACATTTACACAGGCAGATATTGACAACGGTTCCATAGCTTATTCTCATACCTCTGATGAGCTGGTTTACAATGATGCATTTGATTATGTTTTGTTGGGCAAGAATAACACCATCGATGGCGAGAAAACTATGGCGATCAACATTGAGCAGCCTATCTTGACGTTCAATAATTTCTGGGAACCTTTTGCACCTAGATTTGACACTCAAGATCTTACAGCAACAGTAATAAGTGGTGAGGCAACGATTGATAGTGAAGCCTTCATAGGTGAATTATTCGTGGATGCTGGACAATCACTTGTTCTTAATTCAACCTTAAATGTCTCAGGTGACTTATTTGTTGATGGTACGATAAGTACTAGCAATTTGGGAGAATTAGTACTCGATGCACCTAACGTGTCCATCACGGGAACAGGTGATGTTCAGGTGCATAAGCTTACAGTTCCTTTTTCGTCATTAGTAGATATAAATGTTCCTGTGAGAATCAATGGTGTTTTAACGCCTAACGATGCAACAATCAACACCAATGATTTACTAACCTTAGGCAGTAGTGAAAATGGTACGGCGCAGGTGGCAAATCTGGATCAAGCTACCATCACAGGTAACGTGATTGTCGAGCAGTATATTCCGGCAAGAAGAGCCTTCAGATTTATAGCACCTACCGTTAATTCAAGCAAGACGATTTATGAAAATTGGCAAGAAAATGGAACCACGATTGCAGGATTAGGCACTCACATCACAGGCTCAAACACAGGAGCAAATGGCTTTGATCAAACAGCTAGTGGTAATCCATCGCTATTTACTTTTAATAATGATACGCAAAGATGGCAAGCCATCTCTAATACAGATGTCAATAAGCCTACCGTTGGTACAGGATATAGAATGTTGGTGCGCGGTGACCGGACTGTAGATTTGTCAAGCAATACGGCTACCGCAACTAATACCATCTTGCGATCAATTGGTACGTTAAATCCAGGTGCGGTTAATACAAATTATGCAACGAGCGATCAAGACTTTGTATTGGTGGCTAACCCTTATCAGGCAGCCGTAGATGCGACGGCTCTTATGGGCAATGCTCAAACGAGCGGTGTAGCAACAGGCTTCGTTTATGTATGGGACGCTACATTAAATGAGCGCGGCGCCTATGTTGCCGTAGAAATCAATGAAGGAAATGGCGAGCCTACACCATCTAATAGTTCAGCTAGTAAATTTTTGCAGCCAGGTCAATCATTTTTTGTCAAAGCAACTGGCGCTAGTCAGTTTGAGTTCACGCAGTCCATGAAGGCCCTAGATCAACCTATAGCTAATGTATTTGACATACAGCAACCATCTAAATCTATGGTGGTGAGCTTGAATAATGACCAAGGCACTATTCTAGACCAGGTCAAATTGAGATTTGATGCAAGTCACAACAATGAAGTGGATGACAATGACGCCGCCAAATTCTATAATCAAGACGAGACATTTGCCATATCTTCTTATGACAAACTATTAAGTATTGAGCGACGTCAGGACTTAGAACTCAATGAACAAATCAAGTTGCACATGGATCGTTTGAGATCTACTCGCTACGCTATAAACGTACAGTTGAATGGTGTTGAAAATGCAGACTTTGTTCTAGTCGACAATTACCTAGAGACAGAAACAGTCATCGCAAATGATCAGCAAATCTCATTTACCGTTAGTGATGATGAACAAAGCAAAGCTGCTGATAGATTTTACATCAAGCGCACATCTGGCACATTAAGTAGTGATGATATAAACCTTGATAGTTGGACGATGTACCCTAATCCAAGTCAGGGAAAATTCACCATCGAGAATCTAGCCACAAATCAATCTGCAGTCAAGGTTGAGATCTTTAATGCGCTGGGTCAAAATATCTATTCTCAAAATGATTCCTTTGACGGCAGGCTAATCATCGAGCCAACAACCCGCATGAGTTCAGGATTGTACATGGTAAAAGTTACCTCAGGCGAGCACAGCATCACACGTCAGCTTGTGATTGAATAA